One genomic segment of Brassica napus cultivar Da-Ae chromosome A3, Da-Ae, whole genome shotgun sequence includes these proteins:
- the LOC106439086 gene encoding uncharacterized protein At3g06530 has protein sequence MSSSLASQLQAIKSIVQADTEPSKRPYTRPSILFAPKEAADFDIESIHELGLKGLEVLGNKDERFKNFANDLFSHKSREIDRELLSKEENAKIDASISSYLRLLSGYLHFRASLETLEYLIRRYKVHVYNVEDVVLCALPYHDTHAFVRIVQLITTGNTKWKFLDGVKNSGAPPPRAVIVQQCIRDLNVLEALCDYGSRTKKYQPSKPVVSFSTAVVVEVLGSVAKVDGDIVKQILPFVDSGLQSAVKGCLDQQAGALMVVGMLATRATLNDNLIKRFMRSIIDISREHAKESSDPHWLRLSFMALINLVQLQSVDLIPKKALDLLKEIRDISGVLLGLSKEFNIKKFLAVLLDSLLLYSSSDDQCLETLVSIIDNVPVDNLVDHLISKVFSTCMTQYQKNKSDLTSSTSGSWAKKILAVVSKKYSVELRAAVPKFMEDTKGQSKKEDLKLEILSRMMDGNSDISTPFVDSKLWFRLHHPKAAVRCAALSSLNSDLKSDRSKEENLITIQDAIVRQLWDDDLAVVQAALSIDQLPNIVTTSSLLDALLHVVKRCVGILLSGSQNVQLAADVVALSLKIAVSSFCNQADSTEKVASAVFPFLLIQPKSWNLNLHVLTLVKDVSWPLFKNLVADDGMKNLPDIMSGNKSSISMDIINILGEALSLEPDERRIELIESACNFKLSEVLESCSNIKLTEQELNKLQKGLLIRESVSALNMNIVDQLAEAFLMHPGDIIQWLNNSCQDAPLSKTLFYLLLMQSLHKMNSSSDPSHFLDLVDLCFPVLKTEWQDLDVAVDVSFKELSKSNCRELLYQLCDTYDVTALNSKLLLCLFWKLVDSFVKLEPAHVSSVFSKRLCSGLEDLFFFFATTRSQHVFKEHLHYRVREAKVCPILFLTGLLSREDVPPMVQIESLKCFSYLCSTGNSEWSIQIFSSFPVLLVAMSSDNQDVKVAAMNCLEALFNLWCRVDSSKKNGSAAIYSSSFDELLGMIVQQRRLILSDNKFLPSYLTSLLSSTPNDLLVPVDLQKRFDESTKESILSFILLSAQELPAYGKLKLLSLLKGLGILLMHDENVKSFAQLLDKRSQYYVKLDKTSPPISETEVDLLCLLLECSMMRSSLFKGQSLDDYIVKALKMDYGMDYGDSENPAVISPCISILEKLTNQYFTELKTEVQIRFFNKLVSMFRSTNGRIQNAAKEAVLRLKISCSTVVHTLDHITQQNNLVIDSLSKKKKQKKNSESCLEEDVNGGELLRGEKALSFIASLLDMLLLKKDLVHRESLVGPLFKLLGRSMSNEWVNIASSAEETSVQPPQDVLEITQSSISSIQQTVLLLLKDIFDYPNMNPLKADTTSEINVKMLVEFAHSSNDGVTRNYIFSLFTSIVKIVPDRVLDHIISILTLVGESTVTQIDSHSKSIFEEFISSVIPFWLSKTKSEEKLLEIFVKVLPDIVEHRRRSIVAYLLRVIGEQNGLPSLLVLLFQSLISRKDSAWLGKVQTSESFLSDVKREWEYAFAVEICEQYTSSTWLSSLVMLLQTISKDSSSKECFSQMRLVLEFIFQKLQDPEFAFAVSLEPRNNVSVGIQQKLQELMKGCILLLQAVDSTKEKDVTSLVRKEIRMRVHDILMTVTGVMDLSIYFRVVTSLLQQQSDRNGTRKVLGLISARAKDSSSSKLKQKRRLSNQKRGNPWLNLDEAAVEAFGKMCEEIVNVIVETDDESGVPAKRAAISTLEVLASRLPSGHPIFSRCLASVAEGISSKNLGVSSSCLRTTGALINVLGPKALVELPRIMKNLVQQSREVSSASTGNATAEEQLVMLSVLVTLEAVIDKLGGFLNPHLGDIIRLMVLHPEYVSDFDKNLKSKANAIRRLLTEKIPVRLTLQPLLRIYDEAVTCGDASLVIAFDMLENLVAKMDRASIVCNHAKIFDQCLVALDIRRQSPATIQNVDDAERSVINATVTLTKKLTESEFKPLFIKSIDWAESDIVDGSGNENKSVDRSISFYGLVNRLCESHMSIFVPYFKFMLDSIVSHLTSAGASVSTRKKKKAKLQESDDAEPPKSWHLRALVLSSLNNCFLHDTGSLKFLDANNFQVLLKPIVSQLVVEPPSDLKEHPRLPSVEEVDELVVLCIGQMGVASGSDLLWKPLNHEVLMQTRSEKLRARMLSLRSVKQLMDNLKEEYLVLLAETIPFLGELLEDVDLSVKSLSQDIIAKLEEMSGEDLAQHL, from the exons ATGAGTTCCTCGTTAGCTTCGCAGCTACAAGCCATCAAGTCAATTGTACAAGCCGATACAGAGCCATCGAAGAGACCCTACACTCGCCCTTCGATCCTCTTCGCTCCTAAAGAAGCAGCTGATTTCGACATCGAGTCAATCCACGAACTCGGACTCAAAG GTCTCGAGGTGCTTGGAAACAAAGACGAGAGGTTTAAGAACTTCGCGAACGATTTGTTTAGTCATAAGAGTAGAGAAATCGATAGAGAGCTGCTTAGTAAAGAAGAGAATGCTAAGATTGATGCGTCGATCAGCTCGTATCTACGGTTACTCTCTGGCTATCTTCACTTTCGTGCTTCCTTGGAGACGCTTGAGTATCTCATACGAAGATACAa GGTGCATGTATATAATGTAGAAGATGTGGTGTTATGTGCTTTGCCTTATCACGATACGCATGCGTTTGTTCGTATTGTTCAGCTGATTACCACTGG AAACACCAAGTGGAAGTTTCTGGATGGTGTGAAGAACTCAGGTGCTCCACCTCCTAGAGCTGTTATCGTTCAGCAGTGTATACGTGATTTGAATGTCTTGGAGGCCTTGTGTGACTAT GGATCTCGGACTAAGAAGTATCAGCCTTCAAAACCCGTGGTCAGCTTCTCCACAGCTGTTGTCGTCGAGGTTCTAGGTTCTGTGGCCAAGGTTGATGGAGATATTGTTAAGCAGATTTTACCATTTGTGGACTCTGGTCTTCAGTCAGCTGTGAAAGGATGTTTAGATCAGCAG gcTGGTGCGTTGATGGTTGTTGGCATGTTGGCTACCAGAGCCACGCTAAATGATAACCTTATCAAACGCTTTATGAGGTCAATCATCGACATTTCTCGTGAACATGCCAAAGAGTCCTCTGATCCTCATTGGCTTCGATTGTCATTTATGGCATTGATTAATTTGGTTCAG TTGCAGTCTGTGGACTTGATCCCAAAGAAAGCCTTGGACCTTTTAAAGGAAATAAG GGATATTTCTGGTGTTCTTCTAGGCTTGTCCAAAGAGTTCAACATCAAGAAGTTCCTTGCAGTGTTACtagattctcttcttctttacaG TTCGTCTGATGATCAATGTCTGGAAACTCTAGTTTCGATAATTGATAATGTTCCAGTAGACAACTTGGTGGATCATTTGATCTCCAAGGTTTTCTCTACTTGTATGACACAATACCAGAAGAACAAAAGTGATCTTACATCTTCTACATCTG GGAGCTGGGCCAAGAAAATTCTGGCTGTTGTTAGCAAGAAGTATTCTGTTGAATTACGTGCAGCAGTACCAAAATTTATGGAG GATACTAAAGGTCAGTCGAAGAAAGAAGATTTGAAGCTGGAGATCTTGTCTCGTATGATGGATGGAAATTCAGACATTTCCACGCCGTTCGTGGATTCAAAATTATGGTTCCGGCTCCACCATCCTAAG GCTGCTGTACGTTGTGCTGCGCTTTCAAGTCTAAACAGTGATCTCAAGAGTGATAGATCTAAGGAAGAG AACCTCATCACAATTCAGGATGCTATAGTGCGCCAGCTTTGGGATGATGACCTGGCTGTTGTTCAAGCCGCCCTGTCTATTGATCAGTTGCCCAATATTGTAACCACTTCTAGTCTTCTGGATGCTTTGCTTCATGTGGTGAAACGGTGTGTTGGGATTCTCCTATCAG GATCACAAAATGTTCAACTTGCAGCAGATGTCGTTGCTCTGTCCCTTAAAATTGCTGTCTCAAGTTTCTGTAATCAAGCAGACTCTACCGAGAAAGTCGCCTCTGCAGTGTTCCCATTTCTCTTAATTCAGCCTAAG AGTTGGAATTTAAATCTACATGTGCTGACATTGGTGAAGGATGTTAGCTGGCCACTTTTCAAGAATCTTGTTGCTGATGACGGAATG AAAAATCTCCCAGATATCATGTCTGGAAATAAATCCTCGATAAGCATGGATATCATCAATATTTTGGGGGAAGCACTTTCCTTGGAACCTGATGAGCGTAGGATTGAGCTAATTGAGAGTGCTTGCAACTTTAAGCTTTCTGAAGTTTTGGAATCATGCAGCAATATCAAATTGACAGAACAGGAACTCAACAAGTTGCAG AAGGGACTGTTGATCCGTGAAAGTGTGTCCGCATTGAACATGAATATCGTTGACCAGCTGGCGGAAGCATTTCTGATGCACCCTGGTGACATTATTCAGTGGCTTAATAACAGTTGCCAAGATGCACCGTTGTCAAAGACGCTGTTTTACCTTTTGTTGATGCAGTCGTTGCACAAGATGAATTCTTCATCTG ATCCGAGTCACTTTTTGGATCTTGTCGACCTTTGCTTTCCTGTTCTGAAGACCGAGTGGCAAGATCTTGATGTTGCAGTTGATGTGTCTTTTAAAGAG CTGTCCAAAAGCAACTGCCGCGAACTCTTATATCAACTTTGTGACACCTATGATGTCACTGCACTGAATTCAAAGCTTCTACTCTGCTTGTTTTGGAAATTGGTCGACTCATTTGTTAAACTTGAACCGGCCCATGTCTCTTCG GTTTTTAGCAAAAGGTTGTGTAGCGGACTTgaagatttgtttttcttttttgcaacAACCCGATCACAGCATGTTTTCAAGGAACACCTCCACTACCGTGTGAGAGAAGCCAAAGTCTGTCCCATTTTGTTTCTCACTGGACTCCTATCACGAGAAG ATGTTCCTCCTATGGTCCAAATTGAAAGTCTAAAATGCTTCTCGTATCTTTGCTCCACTGGGAATAGTGAATGGTCGATTCAGATTTTCTCTAGTTTTCCAGTACTTTTGGTTGCCATGTCGAGTGATAATCAG GACGTTAAAGTAGCTGCCATGAATTGCTTAGAGGCGCTCTTCAACCTATGGTGCCGTGTTGACTCTAGCAAGAAAAATG GGAGTGCTGCAATCTATAGTAGCTCCTTTGATGAACTTTTGGGAATGATCGTTCAACAAAGGAGGCTCATATTGTCGGACAATAAGTTTCTTCCATCCTACTTGACATCGTTGCTCAGTTCAACCCCTAATGACTTGCTAGTGCCAGTTGACCTGCAAAAGAG GTTTGATGAATCCACAAAAGAAAGCATTCTTTCGTTCATCTTATTGTCTGCGCAAGAACTTCCTGCTTATGGGAAG CTAAAACTTCTATCACTGCTAAAAGGTCTGGGCATCTTGCTTATGCATGATGAAAATGTTAAGTCATTCGCACAACTTCTAGATAAACGTAGTCAGTACTATGTTAAACTGGACAAAACTTCCCCGCCAATATCAGAAACTGAGGTCGACTTATTGTGCCTTCTCCTGGAG TGCTCCATGATGCGTTCATCATTGTTTAAAGGGCAGTCTCTTGACGATTACATAGTGAAGGCATTGAAA ATGGATTATGGGATGGATTATGGGGATTCAGAAAATCCTGCGGTTATCTCTCCATGTATTAGTATTTTGGAGAAGTTAACCAATCAATATTTTACTGAACTGAAGACTGAGGTTCAG ATTCGTTTCTTCAACAAGCTAGTGTCTATGTTTCGAAGTACAAATGGCAGGATACAAAATGCTGCTAAAGAAGCTGTCTTACGCCTGAAG ATTTCTTGTTCAACGGTGGTCCATACACTCGATCATATCACTCAGCAGAATAATCTTGTTATTGATTCTttgagcaagaagaagaaacagaagaaaaatTCAGAGTCCTGCCTAGAAGAGGACGTAAATGGTGGGGAACTTCTAAGAGGAGAAAAGGCTCTCTCTTTCATTGCCTCGTTACTTGACATGCTGCTTCTAAAGAAAGATCTAGTTCACAG GGAGTCCCTTGTAGGGCCTTTGTTTAAGCTCCTAGGACGATCTATGTCTAATGAATGGGTGAATATTGCTTCGTCGGCGGAAGAAACCTCCGTCCAACCTCCTCAGGATGTCCTTGAAATAACTCAGTCATCTATTTCTTCCATCCAACAGACAGTGCTCTTACTCCTGAAAGATATTTTTGATTATCCGAATATGAATCCTTTGAAG GCTGACACAACAAGTGAAATCAATGTCAAAATGCTGGTTGAGTTTGCCCATTCCTCAAATGATGGAGTCACACGGAACTATATCTTCTCCCTCTTCACATCAATAGTTAAAATTGTTCCAGATAGAGTTTTGGACCATATTATCAGCATACTTACACTTGTTGGCGAATCAACGGTGACACAG attgATAGCCACTCGAAGTCGATCTTTGAGGAGTTTATATCATCAGTTATTCCATTTTGGCTGTCTAAGACTAAGAGTGAGGAGAAGTTGCTGGAG atttttgttAAAGTGTTGCCTGATATTGTTGAGCATAGAAGGCGCTCCATTGTAGCTTACCTGCTGAG AGTTATTGGTGAACAAAATGGCTTGCCTTCTTTACTTGTCCTCTTGTTCCAGTCCCTGATTTCAAGGAAAGACTCAGCTTGGCTTGGTAAAGTCCAGACTTCAGAAAGTTTCTTATCCGATGTTAAGAGGGAATGGGAGTATGCTTTTGCCGTGGAAATATGCGAACAATATACTTCTTCAACATGGCTCTCTTCCCTGGTCATGCTTCTTCAGACTATCAGCAAAGACAGTTCTAGTAAAGAATGTTTTTCTCAGATGCGACTTGTCCTAGAATTTATATTCCAGAAATTGCAAGACCCAGAATTTGCATTTGCAGTGTCACTTGAACCAAGAAATAATGTTTCAGTTGGCATTCAG CAAAAACTACAGGAGCTTATGAAGGGTTGTATACTTCTCCTGCAAGCTGTTGATTCCACGAAGGAGAAAGATGTGACTTCTCTGGTTAGAAAGGAAATTAGAATGCGTGTACATGATATCTTGATGACTGTTACGGGAGTTATGGATCTGTCTATATATTTCAGAGTTGTTACTAGCTTGCTTCAACAGCAGTCGGATCGTAATGGGACGAGAAAG GTACTTGGCCTTATAAGTGCAAGAGCTAAggactcttcttcttctaaacTTAAACAAAAGAGGAGGCTTTCCAATCAGAAAAGAGGAAATCCTTGGTTGAACCTGGATGAGGCTGCTGTTGAAGCTTTCGGGAAGATGTGTGAGGAAATCGTCAATGTGATTGTTGAGACAGATGATGAGTCAGGTGTCCCAGCTAAACGTGCTGCCATTTCTACGCTAGAAGTTTTGGCTAGCAGGCTTCCCTCTGGTCATCCGATCTTCAGCAGGTGTCTTGCATCTGTTGCAGAAGGCATCAGCTCAAAGAATCTGGGAGTTTCTTCAAGCTGTCTTCGTACAACTGGTGCATTGATCAATGTTCTTGGACCAAAGGCACTCGTTGAACTTCCACGCATAATGAAAAATTTGGTACAACAATCTCGCGAAGTGTCATCTGCATCAACTGGAAACGCAACAGCCGAGGAACAGTTGGTGATGCTGTCTGTTCTAGTCACTTTGGAAGCTGTGATTGATAAACTTGGAGGTTTCCTGAATCCTCATCTTGGGGATATCATCAGACTCATGGTTCTGCATCCTGAATATGTCTCTGACTTCGACAAGAACCTCAAGTCCAAAGCCAATGCCATTAGGAGACTCCTTACTGAAAAAATACCA GTTCGCCTCACTCTGCAACCTCTTCTACGAATATACGATGAAGCTGTTACTTGTGGCGATGCAAGTTTGGTGATTGCTTTTGATATGCTAGAGAATCTCGTTGCAAAAATGGATAGAGCATCTATTGTTTGCAACCATGCAAAGATTTTTGACCAATGCTTAGTTGCCCTAGATATCCGACGCCAAAGTCCAGCAACGATTCAGAACGTTGATGATGCGGAGAGAAGTGTAATCAATGCGACGGTTACACTCACAAAGAAGCTAACTGAGTCTGAGTTCAAACCCCTCTTTATCAAAAGTATTGATTGGGCAGAGTCAGATATTGTAGATGGATCTGGGAATGAGAACAAGAGCGTGGACAGATCCATCTCTTTCTATGGTCTAGTGAATAGGCTCTGTGAGAGTCACAT GTCGATCTTTGTACCATACTTCAAGTTCATGCTTGATAGTATTGTATCGCATCTCACTAGTGCGGGAGCATCAGTTTCAAcaaggaagaaaaagaaagctaAACTTCAAGAATCAGATGACGCTGAACCACCAAAGAGCTGGCATCTTAGGGCGTTGGTGCTTTCTTCTCTAAATAACTGCTTTTTGCATGATACTGGAAGCTTGAAGTTCCTCGACGCAAATAACTTCCAG GTGCTACTGAAGCCTATAGTATCTCAGCTTGTTGTTGAACCGCCATCTGATTTAAAGGAGCATCCACGTCTACCATCTGTAGAAGAGGTTGATGAGTTGGTGGTTTTATGTATTGGTCAGATGGGTGTGGCATCTGGTTCTGATCTTCTCTGGAAACCGTTGAACCACGAG GTGCTAATGCAAACAAGGAGTGAGAAGTTGCGTGCGAGGATGTTGAGTTTGAGGAGTGTGAAACAGTTGATGGATAATCTGAAAGAAGAGTATCTTGTATTGCTAGCTGAGACTATTCCTTTCTTAGGTGAACTACTAGAAGACGTTGATCTTTCTGTCAAGTCTTTGTCTCAAGATATCATCGCAAAGTTGGAAGAGATGAGTGGTGAAGATCTGGCGCAACACCTATGA
- the LOC106439085 gene encoding galactokinase-like, producing the protein MAKQEEVTVPIFSSLESVYGEGSQLQEAKTRFHVLTAKFNQLFGATPQLFARSPGRVNLIGEHVDYEGYSVLPMAIRQDTIVAIRKREGQSQLRIANVNGKYSMCTYPADPHQEIDLKNHKWGHYFICAYKGFHEYAKSKGVNIGSPVGLDVIVDGVVPTGSGLSSSAAFVCSSTIAIMAVFGQNFEKKELAQFTSECEQHIGTQSGGMDQAISIMAKPGFAKLIDFNPVRATDVKLPDCGSFVVAHSLAESQKAVTAAKNFNKRVVECRLASIILGIKLGVEPKEAILKVKTLSDVEGLCVSFSGDHGSSDPLLAVKEYLKEEPYTPEEIEKIGEEKLPSILNNDPTSLAVLNAATHFKLHQRAAHVYSEARRVHGFKDTVYSNLSDEEKLKKLGDLMNGSHYSCSVLYECSCPELEELVQVSRENGALGARLTGAGWGGCAVALVKESGVSQFISVVKEKYYKKRIEKGVVKEEDMELYLFASKPSSGAAIFIF; encoded by the exons ATGGCGAAACAGGAAGAAGTTACAGTCCCTATCTTCTCGTCCCTTGAGTCTGTCTACGGGGAAGGATCTCAGCTCCAAGAAGCTAAGACAAGATTCCATGTTTTGACTGCCAAATTCAACCAACTCTTCGGTGCTACTCCCCAACTCTTCGCTCGCTCTCCCG GAAGAGTGAATCTGATAGGAGAGCATGTTGACTATGAGGGATACTCAGTGCTACCAATGGCTATTCGTCAGGACACCATTGTTGCTATCCGGAAACGTGAGGGTCAAAGTCAGCTCCGGATTGCAAATGTTAATGGAAAGTACTCCATGTGTACTTATCCTGCTGATCCTCACCAG GAGATTGACTTGAAGAATCACAAATGGGGTCATTACTTCATTTGCGC GTATAAAGGGTTCCATGAGTATGCAAAGTCAAAAGGGGTGAACATTGGTTCACCTGTTGGACTTGATGTGATTGTTGATGGGGTTGTTCCCACAG GTTCTGGTTTGTCAAGTTCTGCTGCCTTTGTCTGCTCATCAACAATTGCTATTATGGCTGTCTTTGGTCAGAACTTTGAAAAG AAAGAACTTGCACAGTTTACAAGTGAATGTGAACAGCACATTGGGACACAATCTGGTGGGATGGATCAG GCAATCTCTATTATGGCTAAACCTGGTTTTGCCAAGCTTATTGACTTCAACCCAGTACGTGCAACTGATGTGAAACTCCCTGATTGTGGAAGTTTTGTAGTTGCACATTCTCTTGCAGAGTCTCAAAAGGCGGTCACAGCTGCTAAGAACTTCAATAAAAGGGTCGTTGAATGTCGACTTGCCTCG ATCATACTTGGCATTAAGCTTGGAGTGGAACCAAAAGAAGCCATATTAAAAGTTAAGACTCTTTCTGATGTGGAGGGTTTATGTGTGTCATTTTCTGGTGATCATGGCTCCTCTGATCCTCTTCTAGCTGTTAAG GAGTATCTGAAAGAAGAACCATATACCCCCGAGGAGATTGAGAAAATCGGCGAGGAGAAGTTACCATCAATCTTGAACAATGATCCTACATCTTTAGCTGTACTTAACGCTGCTACGCATTTTAAGCTGCACCAg CGAGCTGCACATGTTTACTCCGAAGCCCGGAGAGTTCATGGTTTCAAGGACACTGTCTATTCAAACTTAAG CGACGAAGAAAAGTTAAAGAAACTTGGTGATCTCATGAACGGGAGCCATTACAGCTGCAGTGTGCTATACGAGTGCAG TTGCCCGGAGCTAGAAGAACTGGTTCAAGTAAGCAGGGAGAATGGAGCACTTGGAGCAAGACTGACCGGAGCTGGATGGGGCGGTTGTGCTGTGGCCTTGGTTAAAGAATCTGGTGTCTCTCAGTTCATCTCTGTGGTTAAG GAGAAGTACTACAAGAAGAGGATAGAGAAAGGAGTTGTAAAGGAAGAAGATATGGAGCTTTACCTCTTTGCCTCCAAGCCTTCAAGTGGTGCTGCCATCTTCATCTTCTAA